The DNA segment TCTACCTTTTGCCCCTCCAGTCTTTATTCGTTGTGCTCCCTGCATCAACTGCTGTGATTATTTTGATGACGACGCTCaacgttttggttttgttccTGTTGCCCATTGTGCGCCCGCAGATGCAAGTCAACGTCCGAGTCGgagtctttctctctctctctcttttgcacTCGCAATCTTCTATTTCGCTCTGCAAACAGATGCACGtcttgccaaaaaaaaagaaatcccTGGCCAAGACGCGCCAAAGGAGCAGCTGTCAATGCCAAGCCACCAACGCGCCAGCCAAGCCAACACCctcaagagcagcagcatcatcatggTTGACagttttcttcgttttttttttttttgctttcaagCAACTGATTTGTGCTGCCTGCCTGAGGACGACGCAGATGCAATCCTTGTGCTGCTCTCTGGATAGTTTTCTTGGTTTTCCGTTGCTTGTATTGTTGGGCGACCGTTACACCGGTGTAATGAGTTTTTTCCATTGCTTTGTCTTGGGTATTTCTCggcgtatttttttttttgcaggcTGCCCAGCGAAAGGTGTTAAAAATGCTGTCAATATGGGCGTAATGCTCGACCTAATATCTAGCTTTGTGATTGCATCAGTTCAGACTTCATTCTGCTCCAGTTTTATAGTCTTTGTGCGGCAGCTAATTTCGTTGGTTATTAAAGAATAGCATATCTGATAGAAGATCAGCTATAGACTAGGGAAATGTTCTATTACTTAACTGTATTTCCATTTTAGAACAGCTTTTTGAatgtttttctctcttcttattttattttaatattcccCTAAATAATTACCTTCAGCTTtagtttaaattgcatttaatggaATTACATTATGTTTTCTTGGAGGAAGCATTCTAATGGTTGCAAATGGTATTCATTGGTTACttgctaaatatattttatgccaTTCTCTTAATGTCTTTTTGAAGTATTCAAGTTCTTTACTTCCTTAAGTACTTTCTATTGAAATACAATGAATAAATACAACTATCACTACAATTTGGATTTCCTTCTGTAGACTGAAAATCTTTGTAAGCAAGCAGCTGTAATCTAccaattatttcaaaatgcaattttcttgTTATCAAATTTAGCCTATAGTTCTTCTCtttcttatttataaatgcGATGTCTTCCGCTTCCTGGGGACCTCCTGCAACTTAATCGCCGCAACAGCATcgtaaaattgtaaaatatttattcacttCATTTTTTAGGAGACACATTTAATAGGCTAAACAGCACGCTAAGTCAAAGTACTATCAAGGACATAGAGTAGGGACAACGATGTGTGTTGTAGGGAGTGTAGTGAAGACAACGCGTTGACACAGACAATGAGGATAATGCGCAGGCATTGACAGGATAACGAAGCATGAATAGGCACGAAACCTGCGCGAATCTCTTTCTCTTAAAAGAAGTCGGAATCAAAGTCAGCatagaacacaacacaacagagcACGAGCAGATGGCAAGTGGCAGACACAGTCAGGTCATGAGGATGCGGAGCTTCTTCCTTTTATCCATCATGCTGGGGGGTTGTTGCTGGGGGTCATTCACAATTGGGCGAGAACAATGGATCACAGGTAGCTGGTAGCTCATAGCTGGAGAGGATTAAGCGAAGCGGCACCCGCACCCGCACAtaatcgtcatcgtcgtcgtcgtcgcatctCGATGCGGTCAGGTGATCCAACTTTTTGATTTCTTCTGGCTAAGGACATTGATACGCCGCCGTATCCTTCGTTCTATAGTTTATTTGGGATTCTTGGAAGCAATTCCTTTCGCTGGCTTTTCAAAACATTTACTCCAATGTGTCTGCTCGGTCGATCTGTCTGTCCCTCTGTCTTCGATCGTTTATTGTGTCATGAGGTCCTGTGTCTATTGATTGTGCAATGCACCCGGTGCCCAAGGCCCGTGGCagtgatttcatttttgtgttgttcttTCAGCTTCATTCTTCTTTCTTGGcttcgatttcgatttatGGATTGGTAGTTCTTTTGTCCGTGCCAAAAACTCGGCTCGGCTCTGCAGTTGTTCCAAGATCTGCTCTGGGGGTAGTAATCAACCATTCATTGTCAACGACATCACACATCGTATATCTTGGGccatagtttgtttttttctttccattCTATTTTTTCAGTACatgttttcttatttctttttggcaaAAGGTGTGCCAATGCACCGGGCCAGGCTGTAATAACCGAGAAGAGCCGGGAGACAAGTACAACGATAGTTTGATAAACTTAGGAAAATTGTGTTGTAAACTTACGAGATTCTACCAAACTTATCATAggatatttatgttttaagaTGTACTTCTCTAGCTTTGAGATACTATTAAGAAAATCTAGTCTAATAGTTTCCTTGAATATTGTTCTCTAAGACATCGCTTAGCATTCATCTCTCTCCATTTTTGCGCTCCATTTGCTGCACTCATCTGCTGACCTATAACTGCTCTCGCAACAATAGAAGGCATTCTCTTTTCAGGGCATTGTGAGAGAGACAAGGTGCAAAAATAGGATGGCATTATTGTTTGCGAAAATAGGACCGACAACATAAATACCTTTGGGACGCACCTGCACAGATTCTAATGGCAACTGTGGAATCAGGCAGCGGAAAAGGGTTTTTCCGATCAGGCAACTGAATGAAGtattgctgctggtgctggtgGAAATCTCAATCTTGCCAAACCATAATCTCTACCTAGCTAATGCTAATGAGCGGGCGAAACCCGCAGGAGAATCCATAGCAGGTACTTATAGGACAACAAGTGCGAGAGGGTTTCCATGGGATATTCGGGTTTAACCTGACTTATGAATGAAAGATCGCGGGTTATTTCGCGATATCCTCGCGGGCAATTCCGCGCACGATATTAGCGTTTTGGATGATCATTAGGTAGTGGCTCGTATGCTTGTTTATTGCGCGGAATAACACACGTAATAACCAACATTGTTGGGATCGCCCGttaggtgtgtgtgttggtagGTAGATGGTAGGGAGGCAACTTCCCAAGGCGCATGAAATTCCCGAGGACGCTGACCAATCGCCGCTCGTGTTTGGCTTGAGTTTCGTTGACTGCGTAATTGGATAAGCTGGGAAATTACTTTAAATCCAATGCGCCGATCCACATCCGGAGTGAGAGCAGGAAAATCCATCATAGGGAAACTACAAAATGGAAATACAACAATCTATCGATTACTTGCTGGCTGCTTGTGTGTTCCCATCACACACAGCGAACCTTTGAACCTTTGAAGCACTGCCATTGGTCATTGGACTGAGAGAGTAAAAGAGTCGCGATTGCCTCTTGGGAAATTGGAATTTTGCATGCTGCACTTggaatttttcgatttttgtgcGTTTTTGTCATCGCCTTGGGTTTATCAAAACTTTTGGGTTTGCTACATTTGCTTAGGTTTTTTCTCATTTCGCGTTTCACACATTTCCCTGGGAAAGTGCGATGTGCTCGATCGGGAATATGCGTgtgatttggtttttttgatgACTGggaaatcaaaaattgttagTATGCGGGCTGTGCTGTTTTTCCCTAGGCCATGGACGTGGGTAAAAACAAATCTAGTGCCTCCCTATGTCCTGCCACGATGTGGGACAGTTGTTTGGTGTGCATGTGAAATGAGGCAAGTACAAGTCAACGAAGGAAGTGATGGGCCGAGTGCAGAGGATCCCACGACTGAGGAGATTACGAGATTTTGTTATGAAACATTAAAAAGCCAGCAAAGGCTCCCACGTTGCTCAAGCTGAAGATTACAGGATTGTATTGAGGTTACAACACATCTATAAAGTTAGGAAACTTGAGAGGTAATTTCGAGAACATCACATTTACCTTTAACCTGATTTGATACGAAAAAGTCTAAAGTGATCGAGCAGCACACGGCATAATAAGTTAGTGGAAAGTGTCCCCCTAAGAGCTAATAGATAGCTACAATATACTGCATCGACTATTTATAGCTTTACTTATGGCTTTAGGTGCAATGTCAATTGTAGAACCAGCcgagcacaacacaacacaacacggCGCATCTCAGGTTCAATTTGCCTCCCCCCTCCGGTGTGGCAGATGCGTCGAAAACTACCCCGAAAGTGGAAAGTGAGGGAATCATCCAATTTGACTGGTGAAAAATGCCGCAacttataaatagaaattgtttcaaatgtttCCAAGTGCTTGGCGAAAGCGAAACTTTGAAAATTCCATGGATGCTGACAATACCTGCGACGCAGATTGACAAGAGATTGGGAGACGAAGTAGCGCACATGCTTTGACGAGTTATTACCGAGCACCGATGTGCTCCGCGGGTAATACGAGTAGGTGAAGTTGTCACAAGTTATGCGCGTTGTGATCGTCGCAGCAGAGGGAGCTTGGATCATTACCTGGCAAAAACTGAGGGAGGGTGCGCCTGCGTTCCAAAAGGGATTCTCAGAGAGCGTATGTCAGGTAACAGGtagtgcgagcgagagagcaatatagagaggaagagagagcaAACGGAACGAGAGAGAATACGACAAATGGGAAACACGCAATAAGGGTATGGGAAAAGtgcctgagtgtgtgtgtgagagttgCTGCTACCTAGCAGCATACACGTGCGTCTGCTGCCTgcgagcatgtgtgtgtgtgtgaactgAAGAAGAACCACCACCAAATGGGCAGACGTCAGGCAGTCAGCAGCCCCGCTGCCGGGCATATAAAAAGAGCTCGCTCTGCCCTCGACCTGTCACAGCAACCTCAGCGCTCGTTGAGTAAGCAACtctctcgtctcgtctcgatctcgaactcgaactctcGAAAAAGTGCTCGGAActacaaacaaacacacatcaaCATAACTATATTTAACATCGCATCATCAAATAATATCAACAACATATTCGCTACCATGGCCGTCAACTACAAAAGCTGCCCGCTGAAGAAGCGTCCCATCGTCTTCGTGGATGAACTGCCGCAAACGGAGGCCTTGGCATTGACCAAGAGCTCACAGTTTGTCCCAGCAGTGATCCAGCAAGAGGAACAGCCACAGGATCTCTCACTCAAGCGCAAAGCCAGCGCTCTGGATGACTTTGAGGATTACGAGCTGCCGGCAAAGCGTGAATACGTCTTGAATTTGTCCAAGACAACGCCACCACGCCGTGCCTGCTCACCGCTCAGCTCGGCTCTGCTATCACCTCCAGCCGAGCAGGAGGAGTACCAACCCACCGACATTCACATGCGTGGTCTGACTGCAGCCACTGCCGGATACACAACGAATCCCTATCAATCGGCCTTTGTTATGGCCGCCGGCTGCAATCCGATCTCGGCACTGTGGAGCAGCTATCAGCCACATCTGAATGCTGCCGCATTCCCATCGCCAGCCAGCTCGCTGGCATCGCCACACTCGGTCTACAGCTACCAGCAGATGACACCACCATCGAGTCCCGGCTCGGAGGCCAGCTCCGAGCCCGAGGATCTCTCGGTGCGCAACGACATTCCACTGCCGGCACTGTTCCACCTCTTCGATGAggcacgcagcagcagcctggcCTCGTCTTCATCCTCCTCTGCCTACTCTTCGTACGCCGCCTCCCAcagctccagcagcagctcgacCAATGCTAGCTCATCGACAGCAGCATCGACTGCGGCCAAGAACTATCGCTACAAGTGCGACAACTGCCAGAAGATGTACTCCACCTCGATGGGACTGTCGAAGCATCGCCAATTCCACTGCCCAGCTGCCGAGTGCAACCAGGAGAAGAAGCAGCATTCGTGCGAGGAATGCGGCAAGCTCTACACCACAATCGGAGCCCTTAAGATGCACATTCGAACCCACACACTGCCCTGCAAGTGCCCCATCTGCGGCAAGGCCTTCTCCCGCCCATGGCTGCTGCAAggacacattcgcacacacaccgGCGAGAAGCCATTCCAGTGCCCCGACTGCCCGCGCTCCTTTGCCGATCGCTCCAATCTGCGTGCCCATCAGCAGACCCACGTGGATGTGAAGAAGTACGCCTGCCAGGTGTGCCACAAATCGTTCTCCCGCATGTCGCTGCTCAACAAGCACACCAGCTCCAATTGCACCATCACAATTGTCTAGACTGCGACTTGGAATCTGAATCTAGAACAACGACGAACCAACATTCCGCTGGCAAGGATCTAAcccaaagcaaacaacaactgacaaACTGACAATAAGCCCAACTCATAGTTAATTCTAAGCTCGATTTACTCTCGGTTTTGGTGCTATAGCATATAatactctctctctatttatttcgttttataGCTCTTAAGTATTCTGTACATTTGTCCCGAACATTTATCAGACAGCATTTGACCAAATTGTAATAGTTTTTAGTTAACtgctatttaatttatacacaATTATTTCTAGTTATGTTTAGCCaatgttaatgttaagatATTTATAGTTCTTAAGcgcatattatatatttttgataagaataaattttacaaaatgacAAAAGAAACTCAAAACTGTTTTCTCAATATCAAGtgaaggaaaaagaaaaaaatataacaaaagaTAATCCAACTATAAGAGATTGTTGTATAGATATGTTGTTGGTTCATCTTTGTTCCATTTTTCTTGGGGGACGGATATGCAAGTCCTATTTCCGTTTTGCTCAGATTTCAAACAGCTGACAAACTAGCAACAATTTCTCTAAACTATTCCATAACAATATCATATTCTGAGCAGCGAAAAACACCTTTCCCAAAGGCAAACAATAAATGCTTGTGcactttcaatttcagttcGGTTTTTGGTAGAAGAAGAACTTCCTCTTAACCCGCCCCTAATATTTCATCAAATCATATCAGAGAGTAGATTTTTGCACCTTTGGCAaacgcaaatatttaattagctgcCCCTATTGACAACAATATCAAAAGGTTTCCTGCTCCTTTTTTCAATCCAGCAGCAATCCTTTTGCTCCTCGCATTTGTTTACACAAAGGATACACGACGCATGCGCTCCGACGCAGGTGATAGACGTACCAATAGGACAACAAGGACAACGAcaaggacgacgacgacggctgCTTATCGAAGCCTGTATTTGAACTAAATGATTGACATGACATACGGCAGTCTGAAGAGTCCTTAGACAGCAATTTGTAGCCTGCTCTTATCTAGGCACACTTTGGAAAACATTTGAGGAGCATCTTTCGATAGTGGAAATGCATTGATTATGCTTAATTACCTGTGTTTCCTTTCCCTCTCTGATAAGCTCTTTTACAGGTTACGTTGGCAGCAGTCACGTAGTCTTTAAGACTGTGCCACAAAATTCAGGCGGCAGTTTTAAAGGCGCAAAAGGATACGAACATTAGTGACATTTTGTAGCAATGGCAACACCTTTCaaccataaataaaacacatacaaaacgcaaacacacatGTTCCTAGAACTGCACCTTGGctaacaaaacacaacaaaaagtaaTCATTTCATTCTTGTTCTACTGTTTTTCTTCCTTTTAGTCGTAATCAGAGCGCGTCGCATgtgcaaaaaaagagaaggaCAATGCAAGTACCGCTATGAGAAGAAAACACCTTGCGCACCTTGAGCGAAACGGAAAATCCAAAAGaactcagcttcagcttcaagcAGCGAGCTATATACACTGCAAAAAATTGTCAACATAACTGCATAGATTTTGTAAacctttttaaatttctattcgATGATATCTCTTAGAAATATGAAGTAAATATTTCAGCTAACACATCTTAATTGTGGTACAATTTACATAATACCTATAAAATGCATTGAAGTGTGGAATGTCCGATTTACAAAGTATAAACCTAACATATAAGATACTAATTTAAGATCAAAATAATATCTctgatataataatataccataatattttcttttaaaatgatatgattttgaag comes from the Drosophila sulfurigaster albostrigata strain 15112-1811.04 chromosome 2L, ASM2355843v2, whole genome shotgun sequence genome and includes:
- the LOC133850594 gene encoding protein snail → MGRRQAVSSPAAGHIKRARSALDLSQQPQRSLSKQLSRLVSISNSNSRKSARNYKQTHINITIFNIASSNNINNIFATMAVNYKSCPLKKRPIVFVDELPQTEALALTKSSQFVPAVIQQEEQPQDLSLKRKASALDDFEDYELPAKREYVLNLSKTTPPRRACSPLSSALLSPPAEQEEYQPTDIHMRGLTAATAGYTTNPYQSAFVMAAGCNPISALWSSYQPHLNAAAFPSPASSLASPHSVYSYQQMTPPSSPGSEASSEPEDLSVRNDIPLPALFHLFDEARSSSLASSSSSSAYSSYAASHSSSSSSTNASSSTAASTAAKNYRYKCDNCQKMYSTSMGLSKHRQFHCPAAECNQEKKQHSCEECGKLYTTIGALKMHIRTHTLPCKCPICGKAFSRPWLLQGHIRTHTGEKPFQCPDCPRSFADRSNLRAHQQTHVDVKKYACQVCHKSFSRMSLLNKHTSSNCTITIV